The following coding sequences are from one Methanobrevibacter wolinii SH window:
- a CDS encoding YigZ family protein yields MKTIKKSVESTVKIKKSIFTARLYPAQNKKEAKKIIEEVSDRYNDATHNCTAYIVSDSQGYDDNGEPSGTAGKPMINVLEKNNLENIVAIVTRYFGGIKLGAGGLVRAYSHSVLEAINIAEIVEMKEFEIYEFIFDYKYIKNIDGIIRKSNLKTIKKEYDSKVKYYIASNNQKIIENINEKFQNEIKIKSVGKKYLEV; encoded by the coding sequence ATGAAAACAATAAAGAAAAGTGTTGAATCTACAGTAAAAATTAAAAAATCAATATTTACTGCAAGATTATATCCTGCTCAAAACAAAAAAGAAGCTAAAAAAATAATTGAAGAAGTTTCAGATAGATATAATGATGCAACACACAATTGTACAGCATATATTGTAAGTGATTCACAAGGCTATGATGATAATGGTGAACCTAGTGGAACTGCAGGAAAACCAATGATTAATGTTCTTGAAAAAAATAATCTAGAAAATATTGTTGCAATAGTAACAAGATATTTTGGTGGAATAAAATTAGGTGCTGGAGGTCTTGTAAGAGCATACTCTCATTCAGTACTTGAAGCAATAAATATTGCAGAAATAGTTGAAATGAAAGAATTTGAAATATATGAATTTATATTTGATTATAAATACATTAAAAATATTGATGGTATCATTAGAAAATCAAATCTTAAAACAATTAAAAAAGAATATGATTCTAAAGTAAAGTATTATATTGCATCTAATAATCAGAAAATAATTGAAAATATTAATGAAAAATTTCAAAATGAAATAAAAATTAAATCTGTAGGTAAAAAATATTTAGAAGTATAA
- a CDS encoding replication factor C large subunit, whose amino-acid sequence MQWTDKYRPQTFKDIKGYAKEKKLIKHWIEEWKKGNPQKCLLLVGPPGVGKTTFAQIIGHEFGEYIELNASDKRSYDILMNTIGESTSTHSLFSDNPKLIILDEIDGITGNDDRGGTRAINKIIEESQHPIVMMANDLYSKRLTTIRKKVTVVKMSKVRSPSIRTNLQSICKKENIEADKETLNILAKKSNGDMRSAINSLQALTEESRTLNPEDLEAISQKNDKSTIFDAVTTVLKSKNYNHIRDVLYLEEEPTLVMEYIAENIPREYQKPHEIKKAYDYISKADIFFGHTRDSRNYGYWKYATQFMGLGVALSKDEKYRKFTKIQYPNAFSKMARYRGKRSLRDSIAEKMEAKMHVSLKTAYTMFPYFEIMFQDDKTAYEISSFLELDDKEIKRFRKKKIPKKFIEKMDKERAKRRAEEREKMKNAFNNSINLSSDETLDFKTNKEESIVDFKKDEFKSKNKSNENSEFKTQEDKDLESVSSNDLGNGSKSNDLESVSNNDLIKEFKNKDLESVSSNDTDKKSKDENSNLDNNNSKSIKDSKSKEKSKKDKDNTVQTSLFSF is encoded by the coding sequence ATGCAATGGACAGATAAATATAGACCTCAAACCTTTAAAGATATTAAAGGTTATGCTAAAGAGAAAAAATTAATAAAACATTGGATTGAGGAATGGAAAAAAGGTAATCCTCAAAAATGTTTACTTCTTGTTGGTCCTCCAGGTGTTGGAAAAACTACCTTTGCACAAATTATTGGTCATGAGTTTGGTGAATATATTGAGTTAAATGCTAGTGATAAACGTTCTTATGATATTTTAATGAACACTATTGGAGAATCTACTTCTACACATTCTTTATTTTCAGATAATCCAAAACTCATTATTTTAGATGAAATTGATGGTATTACTGGTAATGATGATAGAGGTGGAACAAGAGCTATAAATAAAATTATTGAGGAATCTCAACATCCAATAGTTATGATGGCTAATGATTTATACTCAAAAAGACTTACAACCATTAGAAAAAAAGTAACTGTTGTAAAAATGAGTAAAGTTAGATCACCTAGTATTAGAACAAATCTCCAGTCAATTTGTAAAAAAGAGAATATAGAAGCAGATAAAGAAACATTAAATATACTTGCTAAAAAATCTAATGGTGATATGCGTTCAGCTATTAATAGTCTTCAAGCATTAACTGAAGAATCTAGAACATTAAATCCAGAAGATTTAGAAGCTATTTCTCAAAAAAATGATAAATCAACAATTTTTGATGCAGTAACCACAGTACTTAAAAGTAAAAATTATAATCATATAAGAGATGTATTGTATCTTGAAGAGGAACCAACACTTGTAATGGAATATATTGCAGAAAATATTCCACGTGAATATCAAAAACCTCATGAAATTAAAAAAGCTTATGATTATATTTCTAAAGCAGATATATTCTTTGGACATACAAGAGATAGTAGAAATTATGGTTACTGGAAATATGCAACTCAATTTATGGGTCTTGGAGTAGCATTATCTAAGGATGAAAAATATCGTAAATTTACAAAAATACAATATCCTAATGCATTTAGTAAAATGGCAAGATATAGGGGAAAAAGAAGTCTTAGAGATTCAATTGCTGAGAAAATGGAAGCAAAAATGCATGTTTCATTAAAAACAGCATATACAATGTTTCCTTATTTTGAGATAATGTTCCAAGATGATAAAACTGCATATGAAATATCTTCATTTTTAGAATTAGATGATAAAGAGATTAAAAGATTTAGGAAAAAGAAAATACCTAAAAAATTCATTGAAAAAATGGATAAAGAAAGAGCTAAAAGACGTGCTGAAGAAAGAGAAAAGATGAAAAATGCTTTTAATAATTCTATAAATCTTTCTTCTGATGAAACTCTTGATTTTAAAACAAATAAAGAAGAATCAATAGTTGATTTTAAAAAAGATGAATTTAAATCTAAAAACAAGTCTAATGAAAATTCTGAATTTAAAACTCAGGAGGATAAGGATTTAGAGTCTGTTTCTAGTAATGATTTAGGTAATGGGTCTAAGAGTAATGATTTAGAGTCAGTTTCTAATAATGATTTAATTAAAGAGTTTAAGAATAAGGATTTAGAGTCTGTTTCTAGTAATGATACAGATAAAAAATCTAAAGATGAAAATTCCAATTTAGATAATAATAATTCTAAGTCTATAAAAGATTCTAAATCTAAGGAAAAATCTAAAAAAGATAAAGATAATACAGTTCAAACTTCTTTATTTAGCTTTTAA
- a CDS encoding DUF5814 domain-containing protein codes for MIILKKKKKLWEMYPIGSPKGALNTQRVPSFVATLKFKKDEKGKIELNRFIVNLNIEENSSLYEKFYPPQEAIKILRSQIVFLANHDEEFEEFLDSLNIKYRFTRICDYCVLENKITIINSEYSYKYHNQLLCKDCAENTIKEQLKLRGYDKRVFRNFKRILDKTGNLEIIMDMLSPKFDPISHPDLTLFDKVKVDNSKKIPLIDMRRLKVNKKFKDILISHGNTKLLPVQILAIKEGLLRNENILAVSATGSGKTLVGELAGVPKALKGQKFVFLTPLVALANQKYRDFKEKYKDLNLKVSIKVGKNRVKAKGELRLPDKSIYDSDIVVGTYEALDYMIRSGNYEDLNNLGVVLIDEIHMLDDEDRGTRLNGLIKRLSKIFPSAQLIGLSATIKNPEYLADKFNMNLVKYENRPVPLERHISFVRNESQKREIMRKLIIQENHTVSSKGYKGQTIIFTNSRRKTTQIASFLLDKGIKAAAYHAGLSYSKKAKIEKRFDEGKLEAVVTTAALAAGVDFPASQVIFDTLLMGNKWIRPNEFSQMLGRAGRPSYHDRGIVYLLPEIGKEFDTDTEEAMALNLLESDTEDVEIIYDEEQLKEQILADISSGAVNTMTDLEEFYENTEIPSDTRYITRKLIDDGFIEYKKGILEATRYGRAVTMSFLSIEKAQFIKDSIFNSNYFKDSDYIMNNIPNILNPQSEYYNDLVHKSKNKSKNLKKTNKKVTNNVFKFISRKELNQLKVKTIAMDLELFANAYLSPSVHNQIANKLKMNVSSRLFAESTLDIISSGDVINKLDSKFQDALIRIQVDFLRCDCIDKPFCDCLQRGISYLIINERLNGEDPINISKTLFNNYQIHTYPGDIFSWLDNYIKSLDAVKRVAYAFDMNKLYKQAEYLIREIENPHKSKKDKIKVKSKNNLKQKSKKNNNKNNKHKNSSKNNNKNHKSIKVNSNKSSKDRKKSKNNNKNHKQKNNKNKKSNKVNKHSKSHKSNKKSNKENNNHDLNKHKNNKKSNKENNHSKSHQSNKQNNKSNNQKNNKNNNFKKNKKSKHIINDMKNGNSNVIIDFKS; via the coding sequence ATGATAATTCTTAAGAAAAAGAAAAAATTGTGGGAAATGTATCCTATTGGTTCACCTAAAGGTGCATTAAATACTCAAAGAGTACCAAGTTTTGTAGCTACATTAAAATTTAAAAAAGATGAAAAAGGAAAAATAGAACTTAATAGATTCATTGTTAATCTTAATATTGAAGAAAATTCATCTTTATATGAAAAATTTTATCCTCCACAAGAAGCAATTAAAATACTTAGAAGTCAAATAGTATTTTTAGCTAATCATGATGAAGAATTTGAAGAATTTTTAGATTCTTTAAATATTAAATATAGGTTTACAAGAATATGTGATTACTGTGTCCTTGAAAATAAGATTACTATTATTAATTCTGAGTATTCCTATAAATATCATAATCAATTACTATGTAAAGATTGTGCAGAAAACACTATTAAAGAACAGCTTAAATTAAGAGGTTATGATAAAAGAGTATTTAGGAATTTTAAAAGGATTCTAGATAAAACAGGAAATCTTGAGATTATTATGGATATGTTATCTCCTAAATTTGATCCTATAAGTCATCCAGATTTAACTCTTTTTGATAAGGTTAAAGTAGATAATAGTAAAAAAATTCCACTTATTGATATGAGGAGACTTAAAGTTAATAAAAAATTTAAGGATATTCTTATTTCTCATGGTAATACTAAACTTTTACCTGTTCAAATACTTGCAATTAAAGAAGGTTTATTAAGAAATGAAAATATACTTGCAGTATCTGCAACAGGAAGTGGTAAAACATTAGTTGGTGAACTTGCAGGTGTTCCAAAAGCTTTAAAAGGTCAAAAATTTGTATTTTTAACACCTCTTGTTGCTCTTGCAAATCAGAAATATAGGGATTTTAAAGAAAAATATAAAGATTTAAATCTTAAAGTTTCTATTAAAGTTGGTAAAAATCGTGTTAAAGCTAAAGGTGAATTAAGACTTCCTGATAAAAGTATATATGATTCTGATATTGTTGTAGGTACATATGAAGCTTTAGATTATATGATTAGAAGTGGAAATTATGAGGATTTAAATAATCTTGGGGTTGTTTTAATTGATGAAATCCATATGTTAGATGATGAAGATAGAGGTACTCGTCTTAATGGATTAATTAAAAGATTATCTAAAATTTTTCCAAGTGCACAACTTATTGGTCTTTCAGCTACTATTAAGAATCCAGAATATTTAGCAGATAAATTCAATATGAATCTTGTTAAATATGAAAATAGGCCAGTTCCTCTTGAAAGACATATTAGTTTTGTAAGGAATGAATCTCAAAAAAGAGAGATTATGAGAAAACTTATTATTCAAGAAAATCATACAGTTTCATCTAAAGGATATAAAGGACAAACCATCATATTTACTAATTCAAGACGTAAAACAACTCAGATTGCAAGTTTCTTACTTGATAAAGGTATTAAAGCTGCAGCATATCATGCAGGTTTATCTTATTCTAAAAAAGCTAAGATTGAAAAAAGATTTGATGAAGGTAAATTAGAAGCTGTTGTTACAACTGCAGCTCTTGCAGCAGGTGTTGATTTTCCTGCAAGTCAAGTAATATTTGATACTTTATTAATGGGTAATAAATGGATTAGACCTAATGAATTTTCACAGATGTTAGGACGTGCTGGTCGTCCATCATACCATGATAGAGGAATAGTATATCTTTTACCTGAAATAGGTAAAGAATTTGATACTGACACAGAAGAAGCAATGGCTTTAAATCTTCTTGAAAGTGATACTGAAGATGTTGAAATTATTTATGATGAAGAACAATTGAAAGAGCAAATACTTGCAGATATATCTTCTGGTGCTGTAAATACTATGACAGATCTTGAAGAGTTCTATGAAAATACTGAAATTCCATCTGATACTAGATATATAACACGTAAATTAATTGATGATGGATTTATTGAATATAAAAAAGGAATACTTGAAGCAACTAGGTATGGTCGAGCTGTAACAATGAGTTTCTTATCAATTGAGAAAGCTCAATTTATTAAAGATTCCATTTTTAACTCAAATTACTTTAAAGATTCAGATTATATTATGAATAATATTCCTAATATTTTAAATCCACAAAGTGAATATTATAATGATTTAGTTCATAAATCTAAGAATAAATCTAAAAATCTTAAAAAGACTAATAAAAAAGTTACAAATAATGTATTTAAATTTATAAGCCGTAAAGAACTTAATCAACTTAAAGTTAAAACAATTGCTATGGATTTAGAATTATTTGCTAATGCTTATCTTTCACCATCTGTTCATAATCAAATAGCAAATAAATTAAAAATGAATGTTTCCTCAAGATTATTTGCAGAGTCTACACTGGATATTATATCATCTGGAGATGTTATAAACAAGTTAGATAGTAAATTCCAAGATGCATTAATTAGAATTCAAGTTGATTTCTTAAGATGTGATTGTATTGATAAACCTTTCTGTGATTGCTTACAAAGAGGTATATCCTATCTTATTATAAATGAAAGATTAAATGGTGAAGATCCAATTAATATATCTAAAACATTATTTAATAACTATCAAATACATACTTATCCTGGAGATATTTTTTCATGGTTAGATAATTATATTAAAAGTTTAGATGCTGTTAAAAGAGTAGCTTATGCATTTGATATGAATAAATTATATAAACAAGCAGAATATCTTATTCGTGAAATTGAAAATCCACATAAATCTAAAAAAGATAAAATTAAAGTTAAATCAAAAAATAATCTAAAGCAAAAATCTAAAAAGAACAATAATAAGAATAATAAACATAAAAATTCATCTAAGAATAATAATAAAAATCATAAATCAATTAAAGTAAACTCTAATAAATCTTCAAAAGATAGAAAAAAATCTAAAAATAATAATAAGAATCATAAACAGAAGAATAATAAGAATAAGAAATCTAATAAAGTAAATAAGCATAGTAAAAGTCATAAGTCTAATAAGAAATCTAATAAAGAAAATAATAATCATGATTTGAATAAACATAAAAATAATAAGAAATCTAATAAAGAGAATAATCATAGTAAAAGTCATCAGTCTAATAAACAGAATAATAAATCAAATAATCAGAAAAACAATAAAAATAATAATTTTAAAAAGAATAAAAAATCTAAACATATTATTAATGATATGAAAAATGGTAATTCTAATGTTATCATTGATTTTAAATCATAA
- a CDS encoding DUF1947 domain-containing protein: MIIKKRNYLKKKKIKEIKKELGQYGSLINNKSKVEVLETDEYDYILVDGEPYIIMIDNKPYPTLKSILANNELENKTVVVDMGAVRFVTNGADIMSPGIVEADDTIVPGDLVVIVDVNNKKPLAIGESLITGPEMVESSKGKAIKSLHYVGDEIWNLEL, encoded by the coding sequence TTGATAATAAAAAAAAGAAATTACTTAAAAAAGAAAAAAATTAAAGAAATTAAAAAAGAATTAGGACAATATGGTTCTTTAATTAATAATAAATCTAAAGTTGAAGTTTTAGAAACTGATGAATATGACTACATCTTAGTTGATGGTGAACCTTACATTATTATGATAGATAACAAACCATATCCTACTTTAAAATCAATTTTAGCAAATAATGAATTAGAAAATAAAACAGTTGTAGTGGATATGGGTGCTGTAAGATTTGTAACAAATGGAGCAGACATAATGAGTCCAGGTATTGTTGAAGCAGATGATACTATAGTTCCTGGAGATTTAGTTGTTATTGTAGATGTTAATAATAAAAAACCATTGGCTATTGGAGAAAGTTTAATTACAGGTCCTGAAATGGTAGAATCATCTAAAGGAAAAGCAATAAAATCATTACATTATGTTGGTGATGAAATCTGGAACTTAGAATTATAG
- a CDS encoding LSm family protein translates to MSGQQNVQRPLDALGKATNSPVLIKLKGDREFRGILTSFDLHMNLVLNDAEELKDGEVERRLGTVLIRGDNIVYISP, encoded by the coding sequence GTGAGCGGACAACAAAATGTTCAAAGACCACTTGACGCATTAGGAAAAGCAACAAACTCTCCAGTTTTAATAAAACTTAAAGGAGACAGAGAATTCAGAGGTATTTTAACTAGTTTTGATTTACATATGAATTTAGTTCTTAATGACGCTGAAGAATTAAAAGACGGTGAAGTTGAAAGAAGATTAGGTACTGTTCTCATTAGAGGAGACAATATTGTATATATCTCCCCATAG
- the arfB gene encoding 2-amino-5-formylamino-6-ribosylaminopyrimidin-4(3H)-one 5'-monophosphate deformylase, with product MVDLRYNAGKVINEKVHEIGVIALGAHLENHGPALPIDTDAKIASYVAFNASVVSGAKFLGVIYPSYELKEIDHGIHNTLEELANEFIRQLNSAKKFLNIKKVVIVNGHGGNLPILQDITYIENKTGLDIVFNNKLIETEGPHGGSGELSMGKVLGIINEDEVKNQANLKLYGEVGLYKFKEARQNDPAIEEGARDVEENGVYVNKYYGEQMLNLAINSVLFDIEKLLDY from the coding sequence ATGGTTGATTTAAGATATAATGCAGGAAAAGTAATTAATGAGAAAGTACATGAAATAGGAGTTATTGCATTAGGTGCACATCTAGAAAATCATGGACCAGCATTACCTATTGATACTGATGCTAAAATTGCTTCATATGTAGCATTTAATGCTTCTGTAGTAAGTGGTGCTAAATTTTTAGGTGTAATCTACCCATCATATGAACTTAAGGAAATAGATCATGGAATACATAATACATTAGAAGAATTAGCTAATGAGTTTATAAGACAATTAAATTCTGCAAAAAAATTCTTAAACATTAAAAAAGTAGTTATTGTAAATGGTCATGGTGGAAATCTACCAATACTTCAAGACATTACATATATAGAAAATAAAACTGGACTAGATATAGTATTCAACAATAAACTTATTGAAACTGAAGGTCCTCATGGAGGTAGTGGAGAACTATCTATGGGAAAAGTTTTAGGAATTATTAATGAAGATGAAGTTAAAAATCAAGCTAACTTAAAATTATATGGTGAAGTTGGATTATATAAATTTAAAGAAGCTAGACAAAATGATCCTGCAATAGAAGAGGGAGCAAGAGATGTTGAAGAAAATGGGGTTTATGTAAATAAATACTATGGAGAACAAATGTTAAATCTTGCAATAAACTCTGTATTATTTGATATTGAAAAATTACTTGATTATTAA
- the ygiD gene encoding 4,5-DOPA-extradiol-dioxygenase, with the protein MVKKEPVIFVGHGSPLNAIGDNPYRLKWKELGKYIGTPKVIIAISAHWFKDELYVRTADFNKQVNDMYGFPDELYQVHYEPKGSPEYAKKVLDLLGDSGKENNDWGIDHGVWSVLSNMYPDADIPVVMISVNVNLLPKEQFEIGEKLKPLREEGALILASGNIVHNLGMVDWRMDKVYDWAQEFDNNIKDAIINQDYEKIINYKDIENYNLAIPTTEHFIPFLNVLGLLSPSDKPIIFNEDGELGSITMTSFIFEDSD; encoded by the coding sequence ATGGTCAAAAAAGAACCAGTTATTTTTGTAGGTCATGGATCTCCCTTAAATGCAATTGGAGATAATCCTTATAGACTTAAATGGAAAGAATTAGGAAAATACATAGGAACACCTAAAGTTATTATTGCAATTTCTGCACATTGGTTTAAAGATGAATTATATGTGAGAACTGCTGATTTTAATAAACAAGTTAATGATATGTATGGTTTCCCAGATGAATTATATCAAGTTCACTATGAACCTAAAGGATCACCGGAATATGCAAAAAAAGTTCTTGATTTACTTGGAGATTCTGGAAAAGAAAATAATGATTGGGGAATAGATCATGGTGTTTGGTCAGTTCTTTCAAATATGTATCCAGATGCAGATATACCTGTTGTAATGATTAGTGTTAATGTTAATTTATTACCTAAAGAACAATTTGAAATTGGTGAAAAATTAAAACCATTAAGAGAAGAAGGTGCATTAATATTAGCTAGTGGTAATATTGTACATAATTTAGGTATGGTAGATTGGAGAATGGATAAGGTTTATGATTGGGCACAAGAGTTTGATAATAATATTAAAGATGCCATAATCAATCAAGATTATGAAAAAATTATAAATTATAAAGATATTGAAAATTATAATCTTGCAATACCTACTACAGAACATTTTATTCCATTTTTAAATGTTTTAGGTTTATTATCACCTTCCGATAAACCTATAATATTTAATGAAGATGGTGAATTAGGCTCTATTACTATGACTTCATTTATATTTGAAGATTCTGATTAA
- a CDS encoding 50S ribosomal protein L37e, which produces MVKGTPTMGKKNKKTHIRCRRCGRNTYHVRKGVCASCGFGKSKKMRSYNWQNKKSVTGQRLV; this is translated from the coding sequence ATAGTGAAAGGTACACCAACTATGGGTAAAAAAAATAAAAAAACCCATATTAGATGCAGAAGATGTGGAAGAAATACTTACCATGTCCGTAAAGGAGTTTGTGCTTCCTGTGGTTTTGGTAAATCCAAAAAAATGAGAAGTTACAACTGGCAAAATAAAAAATCTGTAACTGGTCAAAGATTAGTATAG
- a CDS encoding NAD(P)/FAD-dependent oxidoreductase gives MENYDVIIVGGGPAGLTAGIYTGRQNLKTLILDKELAGGQAREVPVIDNYPGFSMVSGLEIIEKTKSQTSKYADIHEFEEVLDVFNENHSFIVKTSKGEYTSKAIILTTGSRHRQLDVKGENEHLGKGVSYCATCDGMFFKGKDILVVGGGNTAAIDAIYLKDLGCNVTLVHRRDRLRCQKYLEDQLIESKIPIIWNTTVEAIEGEPLVSNVKLLNKDGTKSEISVNGVFIAVGDIPHNKIAEKLNLKLSDDGSILCDKYQRTGLCNVYAAGDVTGGLKQWIVACGEGAVAAISAYEDIIKNS, from the coding sequence TTGGAAAATTATGATGTTATTATTGTTGGTGGAGGTCCTGCAGGTCTTACAGCAGGAATTTATACAGGTCGTCAAAATTTAAAAACCTTAATTCTTGATAAAGAATTAGCAGGTGGTCAAGCTAGAGAAGTTCCAGTAATTGATAATTATCCTGGTTTTTCAATGGTAAGTGGATTAGAAATAATTGAAAAAACCAAGTCACAAACATCAAAGTATGCTGATATTCATGAATTTGAAGAAGTACTTGATGTATTTAATGAAAATCATTCTTTTATTGTTAAAACTTCAAAAGGAGAATATACATCAAAGGCTATTATTTTAACAACTGGTTCAAGACATAGACAACTTGATGTTAAAGGTGAAAATGAACATTTAGGTAAAGGTGTATCTTATTGTGCTACTTGTGATGGAATGTTTTTTAAAGGAAAAGATATACTTGTTGTAGGTGGTGGAAATACTGCAGCAATTGATGCAATATATCTTAAAGATCTTGGATGTAATGTTACATTAGTTCATAGACGAGATAGATTAAGATGTCAAAAATATTTAGAAGATCAACTTATAGAATCTAAGATTCCTATTATATGGAATACTACTGTAGAAGCAATTGAAGGAGAACCACTTGTAAGTAATGTTAAATTATTAAATAAAGATGGTACTAAATCTGAAATTTCAGTAAATGGGGTCTTTATTGCAGTAGGTGATATTCCACATAATAAAATTGCAGAGAAATTGAATCTTAAACTTAGTGATGATGGAAGTATTTTATGTGATAAATATCAGAGAACTGGTTTATGTAATGTTTATGCTGCAGGTGATGTTACTGGTGGATTAAAACAGTGGATTGTAGCTTGTGGTGAAGGTGCAGTTGCTGCAATAAGTGCTTATGAAGATATTATTAAAAATTCATAA
- a CDS encoding zinc metalloprotease HtpX has product MKGTWKLHLRMMLASILMFVMLYIVVGLVCALVGVSMAPMVWLGISLVITFIQFLAGPKLVEWSMGVRRVSEAEAPELHQMVAELAANAGIPKPTVGICNMSVPNAFAYSRTRRDGHIAVTTGILNVLNHDELKAVLGHEMSHIKHYDCAINTIISVIPMICYYTAMGFLYSNNDDNGLGAIIGVLGLVFYFIGQLLVLFVSRIREYYADQGSVELGNKPEWLASALYKLVYGAAAAPSSEIKECEGNKAFFLNDVSHAERDITELSQVDLDGDGIIGSDELRQLRNSNVKVSRGNKFMELFSTHPDMLKRIKRLSELEN; this is encoded by the coding sequence ATGAAAGGTACTTGGAAGTTACATCTGAGGATGATGTTGGCTTCAATTCTTATGTTTGTTATGTTGTATATTGTTGTTGGATTAGTCTGTGCACTTGTTGGTGTAAGTATGGCTCCAATGGTATGGCTAGGTATATCATTAGTTATAACATTTATACAATTCTTAGCTGGTCCTAAACTTGTTGAATGGTCAATGGGTGTAAGACGGGTTTCTGAAGCTGAAGCACCTGAATTGCATCAAATGGTTGCAGAATTAGCTGCAAATGCAGGTATTCCAAAACCTACTGTAGGTATTTGTAATATGTCTGTTCCTAATGCATTTGCATATAGTAGAACTAGAAGAGATGGACACATTGCTGTTACTACAGGTATTTTAAATGTTTTAAATCATGATGAACTTAAAGCAGTTTTAGGACATGAAATGTCTCATATTAAACATTATGATTGTGCTATTAATACTATTATTAGTGTAATTCCAATGATTTGTTATTATACTGCAATGGGATTCTTATACTCTAATAATGATGATAATGGTCTTGGAGCTATAATAGGTGTTCTTGGTTTAGTTTTCTACTTTATAGGTCAATTATTAGTCTTATTTGTTTCAAGAATAAGAGAATATTATGCTGATCAAGGAAGTGTAGAACTTGGAAATAAACCAGAATGGTTAGCTTCAGCATTATATAAACTTGTATATGGTGCAGCAGCTGCCCCATCATCTGAGATTAAAGAATGTGAAGGAAATAAAGCATTTTTCTTAAATGATGTTTCTCATGCAGAAAGAGATATTACTGAGTTATCTCAAGTTGATTTAGATGGTGATGGAATTATTGGCTCTGATGAGTTAAGACAACTTAGAAATTCTAATGTTAAAGTTTCTAGAGGAAATAAATTCATGGAATTATTCTCAACTCACCCAGATATGCTTAAAAGGATTAAAAGACTTTCTGAATTAGAAAATTAA